Proteins found in one Nostoc sp. NIES-3756 genomic segment:
- a CDS encoding type II toxin-antitoxin system RelE/ParE family toxin: protein MIEISFSSSFKRSFKKRIKGNVDLEAKFWQKVERFTADPFGQSFETHKLSGKLDELWSFSVDYDARVVFYFTDEGNAVFVDIGSHDEVY from the coding sequence ATGATAGAAATCAGTTTCAGTTCATCATTTAAACGTTCTTTTAAAAAGCGTATCAAAGGCAATGTTGATTTAGAAGCAAAGTTTTGGCAGAAAGTGGAGCGATTTACAGCAGATCCATTTGGTCAAAGTTTTGAAACTCATAAATTATCAGGTAAGCTAGATGAATTATGGAGTTTTAGTGTAGATTATGATGCAAGGGTGGTATTCTACTTCACAGATGAAGGAAATGCTGTATTTGTTGATATTGGTAGTCATGATGAAGTTTATTAA
- a CDS encoding hydrogenase maturation protease has protein sequence MLTIIGCGNLNRSDDAVGVIIAQRLQKYLAENPHPNVQVYDCGTAGMEVMFQARGSTKLVIIDASSTGAEAGAVFKVPGEELEALPEPSYNLHDFRWDHALAAGRKIFQDDFPQDVTVYLIEAANLDFGLELSPIVQQAADLVFEKTVEIIRNS, from the coding sequence ATGCTCACTATTATTGGTTGTGGAAATCTTAATCGTAGTGATGATGCTGTAGGTGTAATTATCGCTCAACGCTTACAAAAATATCTAGCCGAAAATCCCCATCCGAATGTACAAGTCTACGACTGTGGAACCGCAGGGATGGAGGTAATGTTTCAAGCTAGAGGTAGTACAAAATTAGTAATTATTGATGCAAGTTCCACTGGTGCGGAAGCTGGTGCAGTGTTTAAGGTTCCTGGTGAAGAATTGGAAGCTTTACCGGAACCTAGTTATAACTTACATGATTTCCGTTGGGATCATGCTTTAGCCGCCGGGAGGAAAATCTTTCAAGATGATTTTCCTCAAGATGTAACAGTTTATTTAATTGAGGCGGCAAATCTTGATTTTGGACTAGAGTTAAGCCCTATTGTGCAACAAGCTGCTGATTTGGTTTTTGAGAAAACTGTAGAAATAATTCGTAATTCGTAA
- a CDS encoding MFS transporter gives MEKNNSDRAIFVLFLIVFIDLLGFGIILPILPLYAQQFGAKPNEATLLVAIYSLMQFLFAPLWGSLSDRHGRRPILLLTLFGSVIAYAGLGFANSLVILFIARGLAGMMAGNIATAQAYIADITTPTNRARGMGIIGAAFGLGFIFGPAIGGFLTGTNPENANFHLPALFAGGLSLLALLCALMLLPESLNSETKAKIQLHRSRQRRLNWLHLLQRPQLAMLIGIYFLVTFAVAAMDSTLALWSKEELNWGPQQTSYLFAFMGIVCTVVQGGLIGFLKKQLGEIKSLTLGIIGLGLGLLLIGFSQNLVLLLIATTFISWGISISQPILNSLISQITDLEDQGQILGIASSCSALARIGGPTWAGASFMKFGSSAPFLSGFLVMLIALTLSWRINKNASESKAERIA, from the coding sequence ATGGAAAAAAATAATAGTGACAGGGCTATATTCGTCTTATTTTTGATTGTATTTATAGACTTGCTTGGCTTTGGAATTATCCTGCCAATACTGCCTTTGTATGCACAACAATTCGGTGCAAAACCTAATGAAGCCACTTTACTGGTAGCAATTTATTCTTTAATGCAGTTCTTATTTGCACCATTATGGGGTAGCTTGAGCGATCGCCACGGTCGCCGTCCGATTTTATTATTAACTTTATTCGGTTCTGTAATTGCTTACGCAGGCTTAGGTTTTGCCAATTCCCTAGTGATTTTATTTATTGCTCGTGGTCTGGCCGGGATGATGGCAGGAAATATTGCTACAGCTCAGGCTTACATCGCAGATATTACCACACCAACTAATCGCGCTCGTGGCATGGGCATAATTGGAGCGGCTTTCGGTCTAGGCTTCATTTTTGGCCCAGCTATTGGAGGTTTCCTCACAGGGACTAATCCTGAGAACGCTAACTTCCATTTACCAGCGTTGTTTGCAGGCGGCTTATCTCTATTAGCTTTGCTTTGCGCCTTGATGTTACTTCCAGAATCCCTAAATTCTGAGACGAAAGCCAAAATCCAACTTCACCGCTCCCGTCAACGACGACTCAACTGGCTACATCTGTTACAGCGTCCACAATTGGCTATGCTCATTGGCATCTACTTTTTAGTTACCTTTGCTGTTGCTGCGATGGACTCTACATTGGCTTTATGGTCTAAGGAAGAATTAAACTGGGGCCCGCAACAAACTAGTTATCTTTTTGCCTTCATGGGGATTGTCTGCACCGTCGTTCAAGGAGGACTCATCGGATTTCTTAAAAAACAATTGGGTGAAATCAAGTCACTCACTTTAGGAATTATAGGATTAGGTTTAGGATTACTGTTAATTGGCTTTTCACAAAACTTAGTTTTATTGTTGATCGCCACTACATTTATATCTTGGGGAATTAGTATCAGCCAACCAATATTAAATAGCCTGATTTCTCAAATCACAGACTTAGAAGACCAAGGACAAATATTAGGAATTGCCAGTTCTTGTTCTGCCTTGGCTAGGATTGGCGGGCCAACATGGGCTGGGGCTAGTTTTATGAAATTTGGCAGTTCTGCTCCTTTTTTAAGTGGATTTTTAGTTATGCTCATAGCTTTAACTCTGAGTTGGCGAATTAATAAAAACGCATCTGAATCAAAGGCAGAACGTATCGCTTAG
- a CDS encoding DNA topology modulation protein yields MQKILIIGSGGAGKSTLARELGRILNIDIIHLDTFYWQPGWVETAKDKWEIIIQDLIQLESWIMDGNYSNTLDLRLPVADTVIFLDFPRLLCLFRVIQRRWQVGKSRPDMASGCPERLTWDFLKYVWTYPVTRRPKILERLSHLSPNQQVFILHNPQEVKEFLGKFSFDR; encoded by the coding sequence ATGCAGAAAATATTAATCATCGGTTCTGGAGGTGCTGGTAAATCTACCCTAGCCCGTGAACTGGGAAGGATTTTAAATATAGATATAATTCACTTGGATACTTTTTATTGGCAACCTGGGTGGGTTGAGACTGCCAAAGATAAATGGGAAATTATTATTCAAGACCTCATCCAACTTGAGTCTTGGATTATGGATGGTAATTACAGTAATACATTAGATTTGCGTTTACCTGTAGCAGATACAGTAATTTTTTTAGATTTTCCGCGCTTACTCTGCTTGTTTAGAGTTATACAAAGACGGTGGCAAGTAGGTAAATCTAGACCGGATATGGCATCAGGTTGTCCAGAGAGATTAACTTGGGACTTCTTAAAATATGTTTGGACATATCCAGTTACTCGTCGTCCTAAAATTTTAGAAAGACTCAGCCATCTCTCACCAAATCAGCAAGTATTTATCCTTCATAACCCACAGGAAGTTAAAGAATTTTTAGGAAAATTTTCTTTTGACAGGTAA
- a CDS encoding two-partner secretion domain-containing protein: MIRTVLSIWGFSILFWLLNSTVTKADIIPDTTLPTNSTVRTRDNIRIIEGGTQRGGNLFHSFQEFSFSALTSNSTGDTAIFNHNLAVQNIITRVTGGSPSYIDGLITTIRGSRANLFFINPHGIILGTNASLNIGGSFVATTANSLKFVDGTEFSATTANNTPLLTVSVPLGLQFGSNPGKIEQPISTDLPLDLQVQNGKTLALIGGDLSLQSSILQAAGGRIELGSVARDGFVSISEIDKGYSLGYSGVKDFGDIEIAAGTLINTDNLQRQDRSGAIQIQGRNITIDDSLIFAINFGVQSGDRLIISAAESLKLNGESQIFTVAQNEGKAGDIWIKAGNSIELGEAAFITSQVCSLGGNCQKVIGNGGNITLETGRLLLTDGAGIEVSTFGAGNTGNILVKATDSINLLGESSDGNIASGIVAQVANDATNNAGNTGTISLETKRLNIQGGAQIFNGTRYGAQGGNVNINASESIYVSGASQFATVSSSDIFRSGIFVNTQPATTNSINTLNLDTKLLTVENGARITVDNLNISGDRLIIQDGAKVAVTGESGNLVINARSLKLDNQAQLITQTTSGNGGNITLNLNERLQLNRNSRISTFVGGNGGNIEINTPFIVATPNENSDISANAFGGVGGKVTINAKSVLGLVIHNRAELEQILNTTDPNQLDSARLPSNDVITLSQPNPSLKDIVTLDTSEVDSRRRFTSLPTNSLDTSKQITQTCSSDSSYNFIHHSPLQEQTKADREVEAQTSRGEIITQHSLQNLHLLKISNFPPITVVENSDSHKIVEAQGWVIDNNGNITLVAQPPTTSYQSPWYPSTICHVHE; the protein is encoded by the coding sequence TTGATTAGAACTGTATTATCAATATGGGGTTTTAGTATTTTATTTTGGTTATTAAATTCCACTGTCACAAAAGCAGATATTATTCCCGACACCACCCTGCCTACTAACTCAACTGTGAGAACTAGAGACAATATTAGAATAATTGAGGGAGGTACTCAAAGGGGTGGAAATTTATTTCATAGTTTTCAAGAATTTTCCTTTTCTGCCTTAACTAGCAATTCTACAGGTGATACTGCCATTTTTAACCATAATTTGGCGGTGCAGAATATTATTACTAGAGTAACAGGCGGCTCACCCTCTTATATTGATGGCTTGATTACAACCATTAGGGGAAGCCGAGCAAATCTATTTTTTATTAATCCTCATGGAATAATTTTAGGGACTAATGCTAGTTTAAATATTGGTGGTTCTTTTGTAGCAACTACAGCCAATAGTCTCAAGTTTGTTGATGGAACAGAATTTAGTGCGACTACTGCTAATAATACACCTTTATTAACTGTAAGTGTTCCTTTAGGGCTGCAATTTGGTAGTAATCCAGGAAAAATAGAACAACCAATTTCTACTGATTTACCTTTGGATTTGCAAGTTCAAAATGGCAAAACTTTAGCACTAATTGGCGGTGATTTATCACTGCAAAGTAGTATTTTACAAGCAGCAGGAGGCAGAATTGAGTTAGGTAGTGTAGCTAGAGATGGTTTTGTTAGTATCAGCGAAATTGATAAAGGCTATAGTTTAGGCTACTCAGGCGTCAAAGACTTTGGAGATATCGAAATTGCTGCGGGAACTTTGATTAATACCGATAATTTACAAAGACAAGATAGAAGTGGTGCTATCCAAATTCAAGGAAGAAATATTACTATTGATGATTCGCTAATTTTTGCAATTAACTTTGGTGTCCAGTCAGGCGATCGCCTAATAATTTCTGCCGCAGAATCACTAAAATTAAATGGTGAATCTCAGATATTTACTGTGGCTCAAAATGAAGGTAAAGCCGGAGATATTTGGATTAAAGCCGGAAATTCTATAGAACTAGGAGAAGCTGCATTTATTACTTCACAAGTCTGTTCATTAGGTGGAAATTGTCAAAAGGTTATAGGTAATGGTGGTAATATTACTCTAGAAACCGGACGGCTGCTGCTGACAGATGGTGCAGGTATAGAAGTCTCTACATTTGGGGCAGGAAATACAGGAAATATCCTCGTAAAAGCTACAGATTCTATAAATTTACTAGGAGAAAGTTCTGATGGAAATATTGCTAGTGGAATTGTTGCTCAAGTTGCTAATGACGCTACGAACAATGCAGGTAATACCGGAACAATATCTTTAGAAACTAAACGATTGAATATTCAAGGTGGCGCACAAATATTTAATGGAACTAGATATGGCGCACAAGGGGGCAATGTAAATATTAATGCCTCAGAAAGTATTTATGTAAGTGGTGCTTCTCAATTCGCTACAGTCTCATCTTCAGATATTTTTCGTAGTGGGATTTTTGTTAATACCCAACCAGCAACTACTAATAGTATCAATACACTAAATCTTGATACTAAATTATTAACTGTAGAAAATGGGGCAAGAATTACAGTAGATAACTTAAATATTAGCGGCGATCGCCTAATTATCCAAGATGGTGCAAAAGTTGCTGTCACCGGAGAGTCGGGTAATTTGGTAATTAACGCGCGATCGCTTAAACTCGATAATCAAGCTCAACTAATTACTCAAACCACTTCCGGTAATGGTGGTAATATAACCCTCAATCTCAACGAAAGATTACAACTAAACCGCAATAGTCGAATTTCTACCTTTGTTGGTGGCAATGGTGGCAACATTGAAATTAATACCCCTTTCATTGTTGCAACTCCTAACGAAAATAGCGATATTAGTGCCAATGCTTTTGGAGGCGTGGGGGGTAAGGTAACAATCAATGCTAAAAGTGTTTTAGGCTTAGTTATTCATAATCGAGCAGAACTAGAACAAATCCTCAACACTACTGATCCCAACCAGCTCGACTCAGCACGCCTACCAAGCAACGATGTCATTACTCTCTCACAGCCCAACCCATCTTTAAAAGATATAGTCACTCTCGACACATCTGAAGTAGACTCACGCCGAAGATTTACCTCCCTCCCCACTAATTCACTTGATACATCCAAGCAAATTACTCAAACTTGTAGTTCAGATAGTAGCTATAACTTCATACACCACTCCCCACTTCAGGAACAAACAAAAGCAGACAGAGAAGTAGAGGCGCAGACAAGCAGAGGAGAAATTATTACTCAGCACTCCCTTCAAAACCTTCATTTGTTAAAAATAAGTAATTTTCCACCTATTACTGTTGTGGAAAACTCTGATTCTCATAAAATTGTGGAAGCACAGGGATGGGTAATTGATAACAATGGCAATATTACTCTAGTTGCTCAACCTCCGACTACGAGTTATCAATCTCCCTGGTATCCGTCTACTATCTGCCATGTTCATGAATAA
- a CDS encoding CHAT domain-containing protein — MPKIKGKLVRFLRLSLCFMLALLCTINTPVLAKVASNTQLISTVSLIEQGKSLYDAGRFAEAVQILQQVVQEYRQNGDNLKLAATLSNLSLAYQQLGAWDQAQQAITDSLNLLQTKEQNPQVLAQALDIQGRLQLTMGKPEAALSTWERAAEIYRQTKNSNGELRSQINQAQAWRTQGFYRRAVKILLEVGQKLQSQPDSLEKAVGLRSLGDALMVAGNLTESRTTLEQSLAVAQRLQIPAQIAASFFSLGNNARAKLQLPQAINYYQQTVAISPSPLTKIQAQINHLSLLLENQQLTQAQTLISAIPEQINQLPPSRAVIYAQINFAQSLIKVLNTDYLVLNKNVPSIPSTQELAKLLATTIQQARSLGDNRAEAYAILSLGNLYERNQQWQEAKSLTQKALVLAQGSNATDIVYRLEWQLGRLLWAENDIPGAIAAYDAAVETLKSLRSDLVAVNQDVQFNFRDTVEPVYRQSVELLLQSQPEKFDEKTLDKARQRIEALQLAELDNFFREACLQGQAVQLDQVVDQDNPTAAILYPIILPQQIQVIVKIPNKPLRLHSINIEQPEVDKVLSELRRNLVNPTASKAIKIQAQQVYNWLIKPIESELAASGVNTLVFVPDGLLRNLPLGALYDGKQYLVEKYAIALSVGLQLLDPKPLQRGQLKALTAGLSQPPADFPNFSPLPAIKAEVDLIASAGVAITSLLDQQFTREALEKEVNNVSFNVVHLATHGQFSSRAENTFILAADGPINVIQFDTLLRGREQIRPRAVELLVLSACQTAAGDNRAALGLAGAAVRAGARSTVASLWQIDDESTALLVGEFYKELKGSNISKAEALRRAQLKLLQHPNYNAPSYWSAYVMIGNWL, encoded by the coding sequence ATGCCAAAGATAAAAGGTAAATTGGTTAGGTTCTTACGTTTATCTTTATGTTTTATGTTGGCTTTGCTTTGCACAATTAATACGCCTGTGCTGGCTAAAGTTGCATCAAACACACAACTTATCTCCACAGTCTCCTTAATAGAACAGGGTAAAAGCTTATACGACGCAGGTAGATTTGCCGAAGCAGTGCAGATATTACAGCAAGTGGTGCAAGAATATAGGCAAAATGGTGATAACCTTAAACTGGCTGCAACCTTGAGTAATTTGTCCTTAGCCTACCAGCAACTAGGCGCATGGGATCAAGCACAGCAAGCAATTACAGATAGCCTCAATTTACTGCAAACAAAAGAGCAGAACCCCCAAGTATTAGCACAAGCATTAGATATTCAAGGGCGTTTACAACTGACAATGGGTAAACCAGAGGCGGCTTTAAGCACTTGGGAACGTGCAGCAGAAATTTACCGGCAGACAAAAAATTCTAATGGCGAATTGCGATCGCAAATCAATCAAGCCCAAGCATGGCGTACACAAGGCTTTTATCGTCGGGCTGTGAAAATATTACTAGAAGTCGGGCAGAAATTGCAATCACAACCAGACTCATTAGAAAAAGCAGTAGGATTGCGATCGCTCGGTGATGCCTTGATGGTAGCAGGAAATTTAACAGAGTCCAGAACAACTTTAGAACAAAGTTTAGCCGTTGCCCAACGCTTACAAATACCTGCACAAATCGCCGCCAGCTTTTTCAGTTTGGGCAATAATGCACGCGCCAAACTGCAACTACCTCAAGCCATCAATTACTATCAACAAACAGTAGCTATATCACCCTCACCACTAACAAAAATTCAAGCTCAAATTAACCACCTCAGCTTACTTTTAGAGAATCAACAATTAACCCAAGCGCAAACTTTAATATCAGCAATTCCAGAGCAAATTAATCAACTTCCTCCCAGTCGCGCCGTTATCTACGCCCAAATTAACTTTGCTCAAAGTCTTATCAAAGTTCTTAATACTGATTACTTAGTGCTGAATAAGAATGTCCCATCAATACCCAGCACTCAGGAGTTAGCAAAGCTGCTGGCAACAACTATCCAACAAGCCCGAAGTTTAGGAGATAATCGAGCAGAGGCTTATGCAATATTAAGCTTGGGGAATTTGTATGAACGAAATCAGCAATGGCAAGAAGCCAAAAGCCTGACACAAAAAGCATTAGTCTTAGCCCAAGGTAGTAATGCAACAGATATTGTCTATCGCTTAGAGTGGCAATTAGGTAGATTATTGTGGGCAGAAAACGATATTCCTGGTGCGATCGCCGCTTATGATGCAGCAGTAGAAACTTTAAAATCCCTGCGGAGTGACTTAGTAGCCGTCAATCAAGATGTGCAATTTAACTTCCGCGACACTGTAGAACCAGTTTATCGACAATCAGTAGAATTACTGTTACAATCCCAACCAGAAAAATTTGATGAAAAAACTCTCGATAAAGCTCGTCAACGGATTGAAGCATTACAATTAGCAGAATTAGATAACTTCTTTCGGGAAGCTTGTCTGCAAGGTCAAGCTGTGCAACTCGATCAAGTAGTAGACCAAGATAACCCCACAGCCGCCATTCTCTACCCGATTATTCTGCCGCAACAAATCCAGGTAATCGTAAAAATTCCTAACAAACCTTTGCGACTGCATAGCATTAATATTGAACAACCAGAAGTAGACAAGGTTTTAAGCGAACTAAGAAGGAATTTAGTCAATCCTACAGCTAGCAAAGCCATCAAAATACAGGCGCAACAGGTTTATAACTGGCTGATTAAACCTATAGAATCAGAACTAGCAGCAAGTGGAGTTAACACTTTAGTATTTGTCCCAGATGGATTGTTACGAAATTTACCACTAGGGGCATTGTATGATGGCAAACAATATTTAGTAGAAAAATATGCGATCGCCCTCAGCGTCGGTTTACAACTCCTTGACCCCAAACCCTTACAACGAGGACAACTAAAAGCCTTAACAGCAGGATTAAGTCAACCTCCAGCAGATTTTCCCAACTTTTCACCTCTACCCGCTATCAAGGCAGAAGTAGACTTAATTGCTAGCGCCGGAGTTGCTATTACCAGCTTACTAGACCAGCAATTCACCCGCGAAGCCCTAGAAAAAGAGGTGAATAACGTCTCATTTAACGTAGTGCATTTAGCAACCCACGGCCAATTTAGTTCCCGTGCCGAAAACACCTTCATTTTGGCAGCCGACGGGCCAATCAACGTCATCCAATTCGACACCCTACTACGTGGTAGAGAGCAAATAAGACCGCGTGCAGTCGAACTATTAGTATTAAGTGCTTGCCAAACCGCAGCCGGGGACAACCGCGCCGCCCTTGGTTTAGCTGGAGCCGCAGTCCGCGCCGGCGCACGTAGTACAGTCGCGTCCTTGTGGCAAATTGATGATGAATCAACAGCTTTACTAGTTGGGGAGTTTTATAAAGAACTTAAAGGTAGCAATATTTCCAAAGCCGAAGCCCTCCGCCGCGCCCAGCTAAAATTATTACAACATCCCAACTACAACGCACCAAGTTATTGGTCAGCCTATGTCATGATTGGCAATTGGTTGTAG
- a CDS encoding Uma2 family endonuclease, whose protein sequence is MTQIKNQLTLEEFFALPEGDIIYELINGEAVPKFKNSEMSPKFFHSSITGALFILLSAWAQGKGRVVIEWGIKLTRNQQDWVPVADLVYISYNSLSVNWLKDEACPVPPELVIEIISPGQTFGDMLEKATDYLNAQVKRVWIIDSRAKTVTIFYPDAPAQTKRGKDSLEDSLFSGLQITPEQIFQQAGII, encoded by the coding sequence ATGACTCAAATCAAAAACCAACTAACCCTAGAAGAATTTTTTGCGCTCCCAGAAGGGGATATTATTTACGAATTAATTAACGGCGAAGCTGTCCCTAAGTTTAAAAACTCTGAAATGTCACCAAAATTTTTTCATAGTTCTATTACAGGTGCATTATTTATACTATTATCTGCATGGGCGCAAGGAAAGGGACGAGTTGTAATTGAATGGGGAATTAAATTAACACGAAATCAACAAGATTGGGTTCCTGTAGCGGACTTAGTCTATATTTCTTACAACAGTCTTTCTGTTAATTGGTTAAAAGATGAGGCTTGTCCTGTTCCCCCTGAATTAGTTATTGAAATTATCTCGCCTGGGCAAACTTTTGGGGACATGCTAGAAAAAGCAACTGATTATCTGAATGCTCAAGTTAAGCGAGTTTGGATTATTGACTCTAGAGCAAAAACTGTTACTATTTTTTATCCAGATGCTCCTGCTCAAACTAAACGTGGTAAGGATAGTTTGGAAGATTCATTGTTTTCAGGGCTACAAATTACGCCTGAGCAAATCTTTCAACAGGCAGGAATTATTTAG
- a CDS encoding beta strand repeat-containing protein gives MAIVVGTANNDFLNGFDTDDQINGLAGDDTINGGLGNDLIDGGLGNDTLSGGGDDDTFKGSQGNDSIDGGDGFDTANYSKLGKAITLSGVGTVTKTGLGQDTLFKVERVIADATVANNTIDASASLAGVAAVADLEAQTISALNVPFLGDLTFNVINFDNVIGTVNDDSIKGDGQSNQLSGLGGNDLIDGRGGNDLIDGGAGDDTLFGGAGDDTFKGGQGNDSIDGGDGVDTADYSKLKRTITLSGVGTVTKAGLGQDQLLKVETVIADASVANNTIDASASLEGVAAVADLQNQTISALNVPFLGDLTFNVINFDNVIGTVNDDSIKGDGQNNQLSGLGGNDLIDGRGGNDLIDGGAGDDNLFGGAGDDTFKGGQGNDSIDGGLGTDTADYSKLGRTITLSEVGTLTKAGLGQDSLFKVEKIIADASVANNTIDASASVAGVSITVNLQSQTLTANNVPGLGTLPFTVTNFDDVIGTNEGDNITGDSQNNKLTGNGGDDKFRGTRGNDSINGGDGFDSIDYGSTGKRITLSGVGTVIKDGFGQDTLFKVEKVIADANVANNTIDASASLVGVAAVADLEAQTISALNVPTLGTLTFNVINFDNVIGTVNNDTIKGDGQSNQLSGLAGNDLIDGRGGNDLIDGGAGDDTLFGGAGDDTFKGGQGNDGIDGGDGVDTADYSKLGKTITLSGVGTITKAGGLGTDTVFKVETVIADASAANNTIDSSASLPGVSVVANLQNQTISALNVPTLGTITFNVLNFDNLIGTNEGDNLTGDSQNNRLEGRNGNDVISGGFGNDTIIGGLGNDELTGGAGADKFIFNSLADAFDTITDYNFAQNDVIQVSKVGFGAIDISQFSYNSTDGNLSFLGNQFAVISNLSANVSIQFV, from the coding sequence ATGGCAATTGTTGTTGGTACCGCTAACAATGATTTTTTGAACGGCTTTGATACCGATGATCAGATTAATGGTCTTGCTGGTGATGACACTATCAATGGTGGTCTAGGAAATGATCTTATTGATGGTGGTCTAGGAAATGACACCTTGTCTGGTGGTGGTGATGATGACACCTTCAAGGGTAGTCAAGGTAATGACAGCATTGATGGTGGAGATGGCTTTGATACCGCAAACTACAGCAAATTAGGGAAAGCCATAACTCTCTCAGGAGTAGGAACAGTTACTAAAACTGGATTGGGGCAAGACACACTCTTTAAAGTAGAAAGAGTGATTGCTGATGCTACTGTTGCCAACAACACTATAGATGCCTCCGCCTCTTTAGCTGGGGTTGCTGCCGTTGCCGACCTAGAAGCCCAAACCATCTCTGCCCTGAACGTTCCTTTTTTGGGAGATTTGACCTTCAATGTCATCAACTTTGATAATGTGATCGGCACAGTTAACGATGACAGCATCAAAGGTGACGGACAAAGTAATCAATTAAGTGGTCTAGGTGGAAATGACCTGATTGATGGTAGAGGTGGCAACGACCTGATTGATGGTGGTGCTGGTGATGACACCTTGTTTGGTGGTGCTGGTGACGACACCTTCAAGGGTGGTCAAGGTAACGACAGCATTGATGGTGGAGATGGCGTTGATACCGCAGACTACAGCAAATTGAAGAGAACTATAACTCTCTCAGGAGTAGGAACAGTTACTAAAGCTGGATTGGGGCAAGACCAACTATTGAAAGTAGAAACGGTGATTGCCGATGCTAGCGTTGCCAACAACACTATAGATGCTTCCGCCTCTTTAGAGGGGGTTGCTGCCGTTGCCGACCTACAAAATCAAACTATCTCTGCCCTGAACGTTCCTTTTTTGGGAGATTTAACCTTCAATGTCATCAACTTTGACAATGTGATCGGCACAGTTAACGATGACAGCATCAAAGGTGACGGACAAAATAACCAATTAAGTGGTCTAGGCGGAAATGACCTGATTGATGGTAGAGGTGGCAACGACCTGATTGATGGTGGTGCTGGTGATGACAACTTGTTTGGTGGTGCTGGTGATGACACCTTCAAGGGTGGTCAAGGTAACGACAGCATTGATGGTGGACTTGGTACAGATACCGCAGACTACAGCAAACTAGGGAGAACTATAACTCTCTCAGAAGTAGGAACACTTACTAAAGCTGGATTAGGACAAGATTCACTCTTTAAAGTAGAAAAGATCATTGCTGATGCTAGCGTTGCCAACAATACCATAGATGCCTCCGCATCTGTGGCTGGTGTATCTATCACCGTTAACCTACAAAGCCAAACTTTGACAGCCAATAACGTTCCTGGTCTAGGGACATTACCATTTACTGTCACAAACTTTGATGATGTCATTGGCACAAATGAAGGTGACAACATTACTGGTGATAGCCAAAATAATAAATTAACTGGTAATGGAGGTGATGACAAATTTAGAGGTACTCGAGGTAATGACAGCATTAATGGTGGAGATGGCTTTGACAGCATAGACTACGGCAGCACAGGTAAACGAATAACTCTTTCCGGAGTAGGAACAGTTATTAAAGATGGATTTGGGCAAGACACACTTTTTAAAGTAGAAAAAGTGATTGCTGATGCTAACGTTGCCAACAACACCATAGATGCCTCCGCCTCTTTGGTTGGGGTTGCTGCCGTTGCCGACCTAGAAGCCCAAACTATCTCTGCCCTGAACGTTCCTACATTGGGAACTTTAACCTTCAATGTCATCAACTTTGATAATGTAATTGGTACAGTTAACAATGACACCATCAAAGGTGACGGACAAAGTAATCAATTAAGTGGTCTAGCGGGAAATGACCTGATTGATGGTAGAGGTGGCAACGACCTGATTGATGGTGGTGCTGGTGATGACACCTTGTTTGGTGGTGCTGGTGATGACACCTTCAAGGGTGGTCAAGGTAACGACGGCATTGACGGTGGAGATGGCGTTGACACAGCAGACTACAGCAAATTAGGCAAAACTATTACTCTCTCAGGAGTAGGAACCATTACTAAAGCCGGTGGTTTAGGAACAGACACAGTTTTTAAAGTAGAAACAGTGATTGCTGATGCTAGCGCTGCCAACAACACCATCGATTCCTCAGCCTCTTTACCTGGGGTATCTGTAGTTGCTAACCTACAAAATCAAACTATCTCTGCTCTTAACGTTCCTACTTTAGGGACAATAACATTTAACGTCCTCAACTTTGATAATCTCATCGGTACAAATGAAGGTGACAACCTGACTGGTGATAGCCAAAATAACCGATTAGAAGGTAGAAATGGTAATGATGTTATTTCTGGTGGCTTTGGTAACGACACCATCATTGGTGGATTAGGTAATGATGAGTTGACAGGCGGCGCTGGTGCGGATAAGTTTATTTTCAACAGCCTCGCTGACGCTTTTGACACCATTACAGATTACAACTTTGCTCAAAACGATGTAATTCAAGTTTCTAAAGTAGGTTTTGGTGCTATTGATATTAGCCAATTCTCCTACAACTCCACTGACGGTAATTTGTCTTTCTTAGGAAATCAATTCGCTGTTATTAGCAACCTCTCAGCTAACGTAAGCATTCAGTTTGTCTAA